The Moorella glycerini genomic interval CTGGCAGTCAAAAGGCGGCCCGGCATAACGGGAAAAAGCCGGGCTACTTGCCCATCAATGCTAGCCCTCAAACCTTATACCTTGAAGCGTGCTACCTGTTCCTCCAGCCGCTTGGCCACCGCCAGCACCTGCTGGGCATTGGCGGCTATCTCCTGGGTGGAGGCCGATAGTTCCTCGGCCGACGCGGAGATCTCCTCGGCCGAAGCCGAAGCTTCCTCCGACACCGCGCTGACGCTCTGGACCCGGTCCAGCACTACGTCCTTGGCCTTCACCGTGCTGTCTACTTCACGGTAAGTAGCTTCGATCATGGGCGCGATGGCGGCTACGGAATCGAGGATGTCGTCAAAGGATTGAACCGTTTTCTCCACGTTCTCTAGCTGCGCCACTACC includes:
- a CDS encoding methyl-accepting chemotaxis protein, producing the protein MFEEIVLTKLTKMWQDITRCRGFAVVADEVRKLAEQSRASSDKIRALLNTIGTETSEVVHTSEGVSRQVVAQLENVEKTVQSFDDILDSVAAIAPMIEATYREVDSTVKAKDVVLDRVQSVSAVSEEASASAEEISASAEELSASTQEIAANAQQVLAVAKRLEEQVARFKV